The genomic region GTGAAGGTTCAGGTGTTTTCTTTGGCTCAGGTTTTTCTTCAGGAAGATCCAGACTAGGCGCTTTCTCTTCTTCCGGTTTAGGTTTTACCACAGTTTCTTTCCAGTCTTTTTCCTCATCTGTTTCAGAAATTGTGGATTTATGTTCCTGCATAGCATCCTGTAATTCCTTCTTACCAGACTTAAAATATCCTCCCACCATTTCTGGTGTAACTTTCAGGCGTATCGCCAGGTAAGCTATAAATAGAAATAACATTAGGAGTGCAGTACCGAAAAAGCCAAGATAATCCTGGATAAAATCATTAGTTTCAAATCCTATTCGTCCGCCTAGCAGTGCATTCTTTTCAGCAAAAAAGCCGAAAAACACAGAAACCCAGATCATGACCAAAACACCCCAGAACCAGAACTTTCTAAGATTTGCACTATTAAATCCGAAGAAAAGATAGATACCGCTCAACAGGATCAAAAAAGCGATAGAGAACGAGGCGAGTCCAAATCCCTTATATATAAAAAAATCACTTATGGTAGCGCCAAACTTACTAAGCCAGTTCTTAGCCTCGATCTCGCGGTTGGCAAATTCGTTCAGAACACTTTGATCTGCCTGCCAGTTAAAAAGAAACGAAATAAATGCGACGATGAGTGCCAGGCCAAAAAGCATGAGGAAACTACCTAAAACCACTTTTTGCTGTCTGTTCAGCTTAAGTGAAAAATTACGGGTTTTGTTGGCGGTTTTCTTGGTCTTAGCTTTCTTTTTAGCCATATGTAGGTTGAACGGTTTCGGCAAAAATACAAATTAGCCTTTGCCAAATTAAAGAAAAAAATCCTCAATTTTAAAAGTTATGTATTTTCCGGGTTAGACAGTACCCTCTGAAACTTTTAAATAAAGATTTTATTATAAACCGATCCTAAAAAATATAGGGGAAATAAATAAAACAGGCGATGATCACAGCTATAAGAGCGGCGATGAAAACAGCCCCTGCGGCGACATCCTTAATATGACCAATCTTATTATGAAAATCTGGGTGTACAAAATCTGCCATCGCTTCCAGTGCTGTATTAAGACCTTCAGCGGACATCACCATACCTATAGCAATGAACTGAAAAATCCATTCATTCCTGGTGATATCAAAATAGAGTCCAGCTATACATACCAGAATAGAAATTACAAATTGAACCTGGATACTTGGTTCATGCTTAAGCAAGAGCCAGGCACCTTTAATTGCGTATCCTCCTCCTCTGATCCTTTTACCGAGGAAACTGTTCTTCATTATAATAATGTTTTCAGGGCGGCAAGATAATCTGGTTCGTCTTCGATTTTTGGTACTTGCTGTGAATGGATCACGTGGCCATTTTCATCCAGAACGAGAACTGCCCTGGAAAGTAGCCCTTCGAATGCACCATCTATCATTTCAACTCCGTAGTCCTTACCAAAATTTCTATCCCGAAAATCTGAAAGGTTAACCACCTTATCCAGTCCTTCATCGCTTACAAATCTCTGCTGAGCGAAAGGAAGATCCCGGGAGATACATAAAACTACAGTATTTTTCAATTCTGAAGCTTTCTGGTTGAAATTACGAACAGAGGTCGCGCAAACATTAGTGTCTATACTTGGAAAAATGTTCATGATTACCCTTTTACCCTTAAAATCTTCAAGGGTGCCTATAGTTAAATCTGCTTTAACCAGTTCAAAGTGAGGTGCTTTTTCATCTAACGCCGGTAGGTTGCCATAGGTCGTTACAAGTTCTTCTCCAAGTTTAATCTTTGCCATGCTATTTTTTTATTATGATTATAAATTTATAAGATTGTCTTTCGGGAATTACTAAAATTATCATAAAACAACAAGGGCTGTTTCCCAATGAAAACAGCCCTTGTGAATTGATTTGTGAGAAAATCTACTTGTCTATAGAACCAAGGACTTTCTTCACAAAGTTATTTGCAGCATCCCTCTCAGGAACACCATCTTCTATCATTTTATGAACTTCTACAGCTCCGCAAAGATTGGTAAGTAACTCACCTATAACATCCATTTCCTCTTCAGAAACCGAACGATGCTCGGTGAAATTTTCAAGAACTTCAATCGTGTTCTCTAGCTTTTCAACCTCATTGTTCTTCTGCAGATGTCTAATTACTGGTAACTTCATCGACTAAGTTCTTTAACTGGTCAAACTTATTTGTTTGAACCTGATTTTTAAAACTTCCATTCTTGAAGGTAGCGAAGGTTGGAAGATTGTCAACTTTCGCAAGTTTTCTTGATTCCGGAAACTTTTCGGCATCAACAAATACGAATTGTGCATCTTCATTTTCTGAAGCCAACTTCTTGAATTTAGGCTTCATTAATCGGCAGTTACCACACCATCCGGCCATATACTGGACCACCACAGTGTCATTGCTGCTAATTAACTCGCTTAAGTTATCCTGATCTAATTCCTTAATCATAGCAATTTTTTTAGATTCTTAATTTAAGCTTCTTCTTTTTCTTAGTTCAAGCTAAGGTAAGAAGCTACTCCTTCGCGGTCTGCGTTCATTGCTTCTTTACCTTCTTCCCAGTTTGCAGGACAAACTTCTCCTTTTTCCTGTACGTGCGTGTAAGCATCGATCAATCTCAAGAATTCATTTACATTTCTTCCAAGTGGCATATGGTTAATACCTTCATGGAATACAGTTCCTTCTTCATCGATAAGGTAAGTAGCTCTATAAGTTACGTTATCACCTTCCAGAGTTACCGCTCCTGTTTCTTCATCGTAGGTTTCGCTCATGATATCAAGGATATCAAGTCTAGAACTTAGGTTGCGGTTAGAATCTGCAAGGATCGGGTATTTAACACCTTCAATACCACCGTTATCTTTCGGAGTATTTAACCAGGCGAAATGTACCTCTGGAGTATCGCAAGATGCTCCAATCACCATAACATTTCTCTTTTCAAATTCTTCCATAGCATTTTGAAAAGCATGTAGTTCTGTAGGGCAAACAAAGGTGAAATCTTTTGGGTACCAGAAAAGCAATACTTTTTTATTGTTCTTCTGAGCTTCTTCCAAAACATTTAATTTGAAAGTATCTCCCATTTCGTTCATAGCATCTACGCTAAGATTTGGAAATTTTTTTCCTACTAAAGCCATATAATTTTATTGTTTTTAAATTAAACTTTCTTCTTTTTCTACGACGCAAATTTAGGAACTAAGAGCGTTATAAAAAGTCTGAAAAATTTTTAAATTTTATTGTTTGATAGGGTTTGTCTATGGGTTTGTATAATCGCAATAGCCTTCCTCTATAATTATCAAATTGTCAGGAAATTAACCTTAGAATAGCGGATATTACAAGAATTATTTTTCGGAGAGCATTTTAATTTTTATTCCTATCGCCGCGAATAATAATGTCATAAACGGACTCAGGTAATTAAAAAAAGCATAACCGGCATAGGACAGTACCGGAACTCCTAAAACTCCGCTATGATAGGCGCCACATGTATTCCATGGAACCAACACTGAAGTTACCGTTCCTGAATCTTCAAGACTACGGCTAAGGTTTTCTGGTGCCAGGCCTTTATCTCTATATGCCTTGGCAAACATTTTACCGGGTACTACAATTGCCAAATACTGGTCTGATGCAGTTACATTCAATGCTAAACAGCTAAA from Gramella sp. MT6 harbors:
- a CDS encoding thioredoxin family protein encodes the protein MIKELDQDNLSELISSNDTVVVQYMAGWCGNCRLMKPKFKKLASENEDAQFVFVDAEKFPESRKLAKVDNLPTFATFKNGSFKNQVQTNKFDQLKNLVDEVTSN
- a CDS encoding diacylglycerol kinase family protein, which produces MKNSFLGKRIRGGGYAIKGAWLLLKHEPSIQVQFVISILVCIAGLYFDITRNEWIFQFIAIGMVMSAEGLNTALEAMADFVHPDFHNKIGHIKDVAAGAVFIAALIAVIIACFIYFPYIF
- the tpx gene encoding thiol peroxidase, with product MAKIKLGEELVTTYGNLPALDEKAPHFELVKADLTIGTLEDFKGKRVIMNIFPSIDTNVCATSVRNFNQKASELKNTVVLCISRDLPFAQQRFVSDEGLDKVVNLSDFRDRNFGKDYGVEMIDGAFEGLLSRAVLVLDENGHVIHSQQVPKIEDEPDYLAALKTLL
- a CDS encoding peroxiredoxin, translated to MALVGKKFPNLSVDAMNEMGDTFKLNVLEEAQKNNKKVLLFWYPKDFTFVCPTELHAFQNAMEEFEKRNVMVIGASCDTPEVHFAWLNTPKDNGGIEGVKYPILADSNRNLSSRLDILDIMSETYDEETGAVTLEGDNVTYRATYLIDEEGTVFHEGINHMPLGRNVNEFLRLIDAYTHVQEKGEVCPANWEEGKEAMNADREGVASYLSLN